The following proteins come from a genomic window of Hydractinia symbiolongicarpus strain clone_291-10 chromosome 2, HSymV2.1, whole genome shotgun sequence:
- the LOC130627013 gene encoding uncharacterized protein LOC130627013 — translation MMLRVLLHLVIIQLVGGQFNPACFYVYPVMTSGQAFCNDADQKLLVGDFDGSGRSDLLCRQNGSIEIFYNLLKRQKQTLDFCQIKNSQLTAADFNGDKKQDLLCRANDGKMKVLLADETGKFKDSAENVKAIDTCDSKSYVGDFNGDGRAEIFCRHSDGKVSLSRMNTKGTFDGTEPMKWDWCDKEDELHAGDFNGDGRTDLLCRSSNNKVSIALANSMGKFNRTWSREWDWCNQDGVYLIVTDFNGDGYDDLFCYNSNLHEKSSVAFNTPYLYFKNGMKYQFHFCTRGGIDRFFVGFFNDDKRADIVCQTAIGKPHIGFSHCA, via the exons ATGATGTTGAGAGTATTGTTGCATCTTGTCATTATACAGCTCGTGGGTGGGCAGTTTAATCCCGCATGCTTTTACGTGTATCCTGTGATGACGTCAGGCCAAGCATTTTGCAACGACGCTGATCAAAA GTTGCTGGTGGGTGATTTTGATGGATCTGGTCGAAGTGATTTGCTTTGTCGTCAAAATGGCAGCATCGAAATCTTTTACAACTTGTTAAAACGACAAAAACAAACGTTAGATTTCTGTCAGATTAAAAACTCGCAGTTAACCGCAGCGGATTTTAATGGTGATAAAAAACAAGACTTATTATGTCGGGCTAATGATGGCAAAATGAAGGTTTTGTTGGCTGATGAAACTGGAAAGTTCAAAG ACAGTGCGGAGAATGTAAAAGCAATCGACACATGCGATTCAAAATCTTATGTCGGTGATTTCAACGGTGACGGACGTGCAGAAATATTCTGTCGGCATTCCGACGGAAAAGTCTCACTATCTCGCATGAATACAAAAGGAACATTTGATGGAACAGAACCGATGAAATGGGACTGGTGTGACAAGGAGGATGAATTACATGCAG GTGACTTCAATGGCGATGGACGCACGGATTTGTTATGTCGATCGTCAAATAACAAAGTTTCAATCGCTCTGGCGAACTCTATGGGAAAATTTAATCGTACTTGGAGCCGAGAATGGGACTGGTGCAATCAAGATGGCGTTTATTTGAT TGTGACAGATTTCAATGGCGATGGATACGACGACTTGTTTTGCTACAATTCCAATCTGCACGAGAAATCGTCGGTGGCTTTCAACACCCCATACTTATATTTCAAGAACGGCATGAAGTATCAGTTTCATTTTTGCACTCGAGGTGGTATCGATCGTTTCTTTGTCGGATTTTTTAATGACGACAAAAGAGCCGACATCGTATGCCAAACGGCAATCGGTAAACCGCATATCGGTTTTAGCCACTGCGCCTAA